In Phyllostomus discolor isolate MPI-MPIP mPhyDis1 chromosome 2, mPhyDis1.pri.v3, whole genome shotgun sequence, the following are encoded in one genomic region:
- the HMOX1 gene encoding heme oxygenase 1: MEHPQPSSVSQDLSEALKEATKEVHTQAENAEFMRNFQKGQVTREGFKLVMASLYHVYKALEEEIERNKGNPVYAPLYFPEELHRGPALERDMAFWYGPRWQEAVPYTQATERYVRRLHEVGRREPELLVAHTYTRYLGDLSGGQVLKKIAQKALDLPGSGEGLAFFTFPNIASATKFKQLYRSRMNSLEMTPEVRERAIEEAKTSFLLNIQLFEELQELLTRKAEAQSPVQAQGPRRRAGSGTQGPTPTETPRGKPQPSVLSQAPLLRWVLTLSFLVATVAMGLYAM, encoded by the exons ATGGAGCACCCGCAACCCAGCAG CGTGTCCCAGGACTTGTCCGAGGCCCTGAAGGAGGCCACCAAGGAGGTGCATACCCAGGCAGAGAATGCCGAGTTCATGAGGAATTTTCAGAAGGGCCAGGTGACTCGAGAAGGCTTTAAG CTGGTGATGGCCTCCCTGTACCACGTGTACaaggccctggaggaggagatCGAGCGCAACAAGGGGAACCCGGTGTATGCCCCGCTCTACTTCCCGGAGGAGCTGCACCGCGGGCCCGCCCTGGAGCGGGACATGGCCTTCTGGTACGGGCCCCGCTGGCAGGAGGCCGTGCCCTACACCCAGGCCACCGAGCGCTACGTGCGGCGACTCCACGAGGTGGGGCGCCGGGAGCCCGAGCTGCTGGTGGCCCACACCTACACCCGCTACCTGGGGGACCTGTCTGGGGGCCAGGTGCTCAAGAAGATCGCGCAGAAGGCCCTGGACCTGCCCGGCTCTGGCGAGGGCCTGGCCTTCTTCACCTTCCCCAACATCGCCAGTGCCACCAAGTTCAAGCAGCTGTACCGCTCCCGCATGAACTCTCTGGAGATGACCCCCGAGGTCAGGGAAAGGGCCATTGAAGAGGCCAAGACCTCGTTCCTGCTCAACATCCAG CTGTTTGAGGAGCTGCAGGAGCTGCTGACCCGGAAAGCCGAGGCCCAGAGCCCCGTGCAGGCGCAGGGGCCCCGCCGGCGGGCCGGCAGCGGGACGCAAG GCCCGACTCCCACGGAGACTCCCAGAGGGAAGCCCCAGCCCAGTGTTCTTTCCCAGGCTCCCCTCCTCCGATGGGTTCTCACGCTCAGCTTCCTGGTGGCAACGGTTGCCATGGGCCTTTATGCCATGTGA